CCCAAGTGAGATGGCCAACCAATACCAGATCACGGTGGTGGACCAAAGAGGGTTTGCAAAGAGAACCAAAACCTTAAAAGAAACAAAAGATGATTATTCTTTAGAGAAACTACTCGAAGATTTTAGATTGATACAAACAGAGTTAAAAATCCCCGCATGTCCCATCATTGGCCACTCTGGACATGGGTATATGGCCCTTGCCTATGCGTCCCAATATCCGGAAAATGTCACCAGTCTCATGATGGTTTCAACGGGCCCAAGTCATGGAAGTCCCATGTCTGAGGCAGAAGTTTATTTCGAGAGGGAAGCATCTGACATTCGTAAAGCCGCCCATTTACAAAACCAAATGCAATTTCAAAAAAATATAGAAAGGACGCCGGAAGATTTTTTCATTCATTACTGTGTGAGTTTGGAAGCCAAAGGCTTTCATCATATCCCTTTTCCTTCTAGAAAATTTTGGGAAGGAATCCACACAAACAAATTGGCGTTTGATTATCTCTTTGGCGAAGTGTTTCGTGATATTGATGTATCAGATTACTTCAAAAAACTTTCCGTTCCAACTTGGATTTGTATGGGAAAAGAAGACTTTCAGGTGGCACCCTATTACACTTGGGATCCCATCTTAAAAGAATTTCCTCAAATCAAAATGACAGTGATGGAAAAAAGTAGCCACTTACCATTTTTGGAAAGACCGAGGGAATTCTTAAGCAAGTTTCAAAACGCACTTCTTGACTCTTAGGAAATAAAAAAGCCCGCTACCCTTAAGGGGTTTGCGAGCTTTCCTAAAAACAAACATAGCAGTCTTTAAAGAATGAATTCTCTAAAGACGAAGGAGTATTAACCTAACATGTCTTTTACTTCGTTTCTTTCTTCTTTCAACTCATTGTGAGTGATATCGAATTTTTCCTTACCAAACGCATTGATTTCAAGACCAGTAACAATCTCTACTTTTTTTCCATCTGATTTCAGTGGGTATCCGAAGATAAGGCCTTTGTCCACACCATACTCACCGTTAGAGTGACAAGCGGCACTAAACCAATCACCAGGTTTTGTAGGAGTTACGATGTTATGCACTGTGTCAACGACTGCATTTGCTGCAGAAGCCGCAGATGATGCTCCGCGCGCTGCAATGATCGCTGCTCCCCGTTTTTGAACGGTAGAGATAAAATCACCTTTCAGCCATTCCTGGTCAGAAATCAAATCTGTGGCTGGTTTTCCTTTGATTTTTGCATTGTAAAAGTCTGGGTATTGGGTTGCGGAGTGGTTTCCCCAAATCGCTACGTTGGAAACGTCTTTTACAAGAACTCCTGCTTTTTGGGCAAGTTGTGTTTTTGCACGGTTTTCATCAAGACCAGTCATCGCAAACCATCTGTCAGACGGAACACCTTTTGCATTGTTCATAGCAATAAGAGCATTAGTATTACATGGGTTACCAACAACTAAAACTCTTACATCACTTGCCGCATTCTTTTCGATTGCTTTTCCTTGTGTTGTAAAAATTCCACCGTTGATTTTAAGAAGGTCTCCTCTTTCCATTCCTGCTTTTCTTGGAACGGAACCAACAAGGAGGGCCCAGTTGATGTCACGGAACGCTTCATCGATGTTAGAAGATACAGAAACTTTTTCCAAAAGAGGAAAAGCGCAGTCGTCCAATTCCATAATGACACCTTTGGCAGCAGGAAGAGCTTGTTCTAGTTCCAACAATTGGAGTTCCACTGCAGTGTCAGGTCCAAACATTTGTCCTGAAGCGATACGAAATAAGAGTGCATATCCGATTTGTCCGGCAGCACCAGTAACAGCAACTTTTACTTTTTTGCTCATATAAATTTTCCTTTAATTTTATAATTTATGATTATTGTTTTAATTCTTTTTGGATGATCTCATCGAAGTTTTCGAAAGGAAGAGCTCCTGAAACAAAGATCCCGTTGATAAAAAATGCAGGAGTTCCACTCACACCCACTTTTTGCCCATCTTGAATGTCTGCATCAATTTCTGCTTTTAAACTCGAAGCATTTCTCATACAGGATTGGTATTTGTCTTTAGAAACACCAGCTTTCGCAATAAGAGTATCCACATTTGCTTTCCCTAAGTTTCCACTGTTTTCAAAAAACAAGTTAAACACATCCCAGTATTTTCCTTCTGATACAGAACAGTTAGCGGCCATATGTGCATACATTGCATCTTGGTGGAATGGAAGTGGGAAATCACGGAAAACCCAACGAATTTGGCCTTTGTACTTTTCACGAAGTTTTTGGTTCACGTCTTGACTTCGCTTACAGAATGGACATTCAAAGTCAGAAAATTCAATGACCGTAATTTTTGCATCTTTCGGTCCGATGGAAGGGTTATTCTTTTCTTCTACTGTCACTCTCACCGCTGCTGGTTCTTTGATTAAAAACTCAACTGGATATTTAGTTACGATGTCTCGATAAACGGCTCGGCTATGTTCTTGTTCTTGTTGGCTCTTTAGAAAACCCACAATTTTATCTTTTGTCTCAGCTAAAGATTTTCCACCTAACTGATCTTTGTTGGACATATAAACATTAAGGATATCTTCTTCTGATGGCTCTGTTGGAGTGAAACCTTGGTTTAACACTTCAGAAGGTTTGATGTTTTTATCTTTTGCAACAAGTTCAAATAATTTGTCCTGCGCAAACTCTCCAAGTGTGTTTTTTATCAGACTTTTGTATTCCGATTGGAATTTGGAATACGCAATTGGAGAAGTTTCTTTCACATCACTCAGGTCATATTTTTTTCCGCCGATACTGACCGCATCTTGGGTAATGTATTCCCGAACAAAGGAAGGAACACTGACGATAAAGAGAAGGGCGAAAACGAAATTGGTCGCTAGGACGATTTTGGAGATGGGATTTTCCATCCACTTTTTAAAAATATTTTCCATCCCTGCCAGCTTCCCGGCCATAAAGCGGACAATCAAACGGAAAAAAGCTAAAAAAATGATCGATTTTCGCTAAAGCCGCCTGGCAAATGTCCGAAAATCTGAGGGAGGGAAAAGGATATTTTTTTCTCAAAAGCTGATCCTGAACACGGAGGTTTGGGAAAAATGAATACAATTAACATTCAAGGAAACTCACACGCACCACTTCCCCCTACGATTCCCACCCAAACAGGGAAACAATCGGAGGAAGGAAAAGAATCTTTCAAAGAAAAGGCTCCCAAGGCCCAAATGGTCACGAAGGTTGATGCAGATCCAAAAATAAAACCAGAGGATTTAGTTTTAAAACCAACTCCTGCCTCTTTGGAAGAGAAATTAAACCAAATCATCTCACCGGAAGAAGTGAAAGACTTACTTTCTTTAGTGACACGTACCCCACTACCGTCTCCCAAAAATCATAAGGTAGATACAAAAAGGTAAGTTTGTTTCTTAGTATTGCCATTCTCGACAGTTTCATCCTGGTCCTTAGCGGAGTATTGACCGTAGCCGTTTTGGGACTAGGACTTGTTGTGTACAACCAGTTCATCCATCCGGTCATTTCCAGAAAGGAATCCGACCGATTTATTCCCGTACAAACCGGAGACAAATACGATCTAGTGGTCGACGAACTCAGTCGGTTTGCAAGTTTTCACGTGGGAAGCAAAACCGGTAACCTTGCTACACGTTGTAATGCGATCTCAGAAGACCACCTCATCTTTCAGTTCAAAAAAAGTCGTGATAGTGAAGATTACACCATTACCGTTTTAAAAAATGGACCAACCTTCTACAAACCACCTCGGATGGAACATTATGGAAAAATGGAATCCAAGGAAAGTTTTGAATCTTACGAAATCATTGGCCACCCAGTAGAATTTCGTATCTCCGATAAAATAACAAAAGAACGGATGGTAAACTTTATCGAAGTCTCCCTCACCTCTTCTTTTTACTTCAATCGATCTGGAAAGGAAAGAATGAAGTTTACCTTTGAAGTGGGAAAAATCCAACCAGGGATTAACAGAAAGGTTAGGTTTCGCGGAGACGTTTATGGATTTGGAAAAGAAGAAGGAGCCGAGGAAGACTAAAACTATTTGAATTGGATTCGAACCCCGAATCCATCTGGTTTCACTCGTTTGAATGAGTAAGGAATCTTTGCCTCTCCCATCACCAAAGAAACTGTTTTTTCTAATTCTGCCTGTTTGGTTTTAACAGATTTTCGTTCTAAAAATACAAGTAAACTTGGTCCAGATCCAGACAAACAATACCCAATCCCTGCTTTTGCAAAGGTTTCTGCCAAGGGGAATAAGGGAGAGGATTTAGGAATTCGGTATGGTGTGTGCATCTTATCTTCCAAACCAACAAGAAGATCACCAAACTTTCGTTTGTCCAAAAAATGCATCCAAGCACCAATACGAGACAAATTAAAAATCACATCGGCTGTGGCATAAGATTTTGGAAGTGTTTTTCTAGATTCCTCAGTAGAAACATGGAACTCTGGTGTTAATACAAAAATGGCAACGGAGGATGGAAATTTTTTACGAAAGTATCTGAGCCTTTCACCAAATGTTGAATAGGCGAAAACAAACCCACCCAAATAAGCAGGTAATGTATTATCAGGATGTCCTTCAAATTCAGCCAAGTACTGTGTAAACTCTGGTTCTGTTGGAACAGAAGTAGGTTCCAATCGTTTGTGCACTTCCCTGGCTAACGAAAGACCTGCGACAATAGCGGAAGCACTAGAACCAAGCCCACCTTTTAAGGGCAAAGATAGACTCATTTTACAATGATAAGGTGGAGGTGTAACACTTGGTAAAAATTTTTTAAAATAAGAAAGATATGACTGATGAACTAAATCTTCTTTTTCTGAAAATGGCAGGGGCTTGCCGTTTTTTAATTCTGTTTTGGATTCTGTGATTTCTTTGGAAAAATTAAATTCAAATTGGTTATGAAGATCCAAGGCAAGGCCCATAAGGTCAAAACCAGGTCCCAAGTTGGCAGAAGTTCCCGGCACTTGGATCAGAATCTTAGGAAGGCGAATCATCGTTTCGCCCAGGCTCTAAGACCTGATTCGAAAATCAACCTCTCTTTCTTTCTAAGAATTGTTCTACTGCATAAAGACCACCAAGGACTACTGCCGGAATTCCCTGTCCTGGATAGACTGTATCTCCCGTAAGAAGTAAGTTTGGATCTTCCGATCGGTTACTCAAGATTTTAAAAGGATTCGAAAAAAAGGAATTAGGAATCCCTCCCACTCTCCCAAATTTCCTACCTGTCCAAGTTTTCCACGTAACAGGTGTTGCAGAATGTTGAAACAAAATTTTTTCTTTTTGAAACCAAGGAAACTTTTCCTCTAAGGTTTGAATCACAATTGATTCCATTCTTTTCTTTTTTTCTAGATAAGAAACATCACGAATCCAAGATTCAGGATTTTCTATATGGGTCGAAATGGAGAGGATACGAACACCGTTTGGTGAACGAATGGGATCCTCGGGATGGGAAAGAGAAAGAAATATCGAATTTCCTCCTCCATAAGGCAAAGTTGTCTTCAAATGGATCTGATGGTGAAGGCATTCTGTCCTTGTCCATTCTTCGGCTGGATTGGTTTGTATGGCAATCCCCATTGAAAAAGCGCCCCAAATTCCTTTTTCAAATTTTGTAGTTTTCTTTTTTAGTTTTGGTAAGTCATCAGTAATCTCTATTAGGTTCCAAATTGGAAGATTTGATACTACCAAAGGAGCATGAAATAAAAAGTTCTCACTATGTTTCGTACGCAACTCCCAAATCTTTTCCTGATTCCCTTCAGGTGTCGTGATTTTTTTAAGATGTATGACTTCTTGTTTATAGAGAATCTTTCCACCATTTGTTCCTATTTTTTGAAGGATCGTTTCTGAAAGAGAAACCATTCCCCCTTTGACTACATAGTTTTGTAATTGCGGATACGTGAGTCCGACGGATGCAAAGACCATGGGAACTTTTGTCGATGTAGTTTGACTTGTGATCAAAAGTTGTTCATCTAAAAACCGGATCCATGCCTTGTTCTCTGTAAGGCCCAAACATTTTAAAACAAAACGTAAAGACACAAAGGAAAAAAATAAAACGAGTATATCAGAAGGTCGAAAAGATCCAATCGATTTCAATATATCGGAAAGATTTTTAAAAGGGAAGAATCTGTATTTCTCGGACAAACTCCAAACTGATTCAGAAATGAAATCGCAAAGATTCCAAAAAACTTCCATTCGGAGACCACCACCAAACACACGTTTTGCTTCACGAACCCATTCCTTGCGGTCTTGGTAACGCTCAACAGTTTTTTCACCCAAATGAACCACCATCGATCGATTTAATGGGAAAAGTGGAAATTGAATTTGAAATTCGGAGGAAAGTTTATGGAAGGGAAGCCCAGGTTCCAAACCCACGAGGGTTGTTGCTCCTGATTCAAAAATATAACCATTTTTCCGGAAACTGGAAGCACAACCACCGGGAGTTGTACCTTTTTCTAAAACCAAAACTCTTTTGCCTTTTTCCGAAAGTGACAAAGCGGCACTAAGTCCGCCAAACCCAGAACCGATGACTACTACATCCCAAAATGTATCCATCTTCCTGTAGACCATTCTGCACAGAAAGATGGATATAAATTAAAGTGATTTGTTTATTCGGACCAAAGTTTTTTCAAATCGCTCGCTATGTTTTTTTGCATGGCTTCGTTCGTTCCCCCACCAATGCTAAGCAAAATCGCATCCCGATGCAATCGTTCCACAGGATATTCACGGCAGTATCCATACCCGCCTAACACTTGAATGGCATTTCTTGAAACACGTTCCGCCATCTGGGTTGCAACCAATTTTGCGGAGGCCGCACCAAGTGAGTTACGGACATCCGGTCCAAGTTCACTTGCAACATGATAGACAAGTGCACGAGCTGCTTGGTAGTCTGCATAGGATTCGGCCACCATTCTTTGGATTTGGCCAAACTCCAAAAGTTTTTTTCCGAAAGCTTCTCTATGGCGGATGGTATAATCACACATGATATCAATACATCTGCGAGCAATTCCAAGTGATTGTGCCGCAAGTGTGACTCTTTCAATTTCTAAATTGCGCATCATATGAGTGACAGCCCCATTTTCCAAACCGAGTAAATTCTCTTCCGGAACTTCCATATCCTCAAAAACAAGTTGAGTGGTAGGAGAAGAACGCATTCCCATCTTCTCTTCTTTTTTACCAACCGAAAAACCTTTGTACGATGACTCGATCACGAATGAGGTCATTTTTTTGGAAGTTTTTTCCAACTTAGTGTAAAGAAGAAAAACCTGTCCAATGGATCCGTTGGTAATGTATTGTTTGACTCCATTGATGATATAACGATCGCCCTTCTTCACTGCATTTGTGGTCATTCCAAGGACATCCGTACCTGCACCAGGTTCTGTCATTCCCATCCCACCGATCCATTCTCCTGTAATGACCTTACTCAAATAACGACTCCTTTGAGAAGGGTTGGAACTATAGAAAAAATTATTCACAAAAAGTACTTCGTGAGCCAAATAAGAAAGTGTAAATCCTGGATCAAACCGAGACATCTCTTCATGAATGATGACAGAAGCAAGCGGGTCTAGTCCATGTCCACCATCAGCTTCCGGCACTGTAATTCCAAAAATTCCAAGTTCTGAACCAAGGCGTTTGAAAAGCATGGTATTAAATGATTCATTTTCATCGTTTTCTTTTGCTTGTTCATCCATTTCGCGTTCTGCAAAGGATGCTACAGACTCCCTTAATGCCAGGTGGTCTTCTGTAGGATTAAATAAATCGAGAGATGATTTTTTTGTCGAAAGCGTATTCATGGAAATAATTTTTTCGTACTTTTCCTGAACCTGTAAACGAAAAAACCAAAGGGAATTGCCTAAGTAAGATTGAATTCGCTACAAAAACGAACAGTTTTTCTCGGAATGAAAAAAGAAAATGGAAAGGCGAAATTCGCTACAACTAACAATGATTATTTTTCCATACATACATTGACACAACTGATATTAAGTTAAAACAGAAAGTACATCTGATAATCGTATCACTACTAAGAACTAGTAAATACCCTAATAGGACATTTCAATAAATCAAAAAGTAATATTAAATTCTAAGGAATGATTTACTTTTTATCGATTCTATTGAAACATCACCATAACATCTGGTAATAACCTTCGTCACATAAGCAAAAATTACAATGAGCACAAACGATACAAACATAGTACCTAGAGAAAAGCTCGCCAAATTTGAGTTAACTGAAGAATCTTTAAATAGTTTTCGTAAAAACAATAACATCCCTCTCGATCTTTACAATAAAGACGGACAAATCCTCATTCATAAAAAAAGAAACCCTACCGAAGCAGATTTCGGGAAACTACTAAAGTTTGAAATGCAAGGGGTTTATTTTCTCATCTCTGAACTTAAAAAAACGAAACAACAGAATGGGGCTCAGTTTTTAGAACCAGGCCGTACGACAAAATTATTCGACCAAGAAAAAACAGCCCGGTTTGCCAAACAATCTCAAGCCCTCATCGAAGACCTTCGAAAAACATCCTTTTCATCCGAACAAGCCGTGTTTGTGCAAAACTCGGTCAATGAACTTCTTACCGACTTTACAAGTAATCCTGACTATGAACTGGGAATTTTTAATATTTTAGAGATCCTTGGAGTGGCTGGGGTTTCTGTCGAATCGGAGCTCATGACCAAACGCACAGTGGTGGCAATGGGGATGAAGGTTCGTACAAAAAAGATTGTCAACGAAGGCAAAGAAGAATCCAACAAAAAAGACCATCTCAGCCTCATGATGGCAAGTTACTTAGCAGATGTAGGATATTCTCGATTGGATATCAAAAACAATCCTAAACTTACCAAAGAGGAATACACCGTTGTCCAACAACACCCTATTATCAGTTATTTGATGACTCTCCCAGCGCCAGAAATTGATTCCCATGTTCGTACTTTAATATTAAATCACCACAGACCATACCGCGGCAATGGAGTGAATAATAACTTTCCTGATCCAAGGTCTTTGTTTACCAAACTCATGTCTGTCCGAGACAAATATAACAAAGAAGTTGGAAAAGAAAGAATCATACAGGACATTGAACTCCAACTCCACTTACAAGAAAACAATGTTACCTCCGCTAGTTTTGAAGAAGACATTGCCATTCTTTCTTTAGCGAGCGAATATGCTTCTCTTACTTCTAACCAACCATGGAGACCAGCATTCAAATCTTCTACAGCTCTTAAGATGATTTTAAATGATTCTTTTTTCTCTTACAGCAATAAAAATATCAGACATCTTTTAGATTATGTGGGAAGTTCCCTCACGAATAACGAAAACATTGTGAACTTTGGTGACTTTGTTATCACTGCTTCCGTAGATTCCGAAAGAAGAGCCCATTTTGATATTTGTATTGTTTTGGATGTTGGCCGTTACCAAACAAGACCAAAACTCCAAAGGATCTGTAGCATCAATCCAGTGTTTCAAAAAGGAAACAAATTCAAAATCGCCGATTTTGATTTACACAGCATTAAAATTGATCGCAGGAAAGCAATTATGGACTTGGCCTTACAGGCAGGTACATCTCGTGTGATTTATATCATTGACCCAGAACTCAATCCTGCCCTTCACGAAGCTGTTTATAAAATCAACATGGCATCCTAAGATCCGTTTGGTGCATAAAGATGAATTTTTTGTTCTCTTCCCACTAGAGTCACAAGTTCCTTTTTGTCCCAACCGGTTGGTGATCCAATTTCTAACCAAACAGCTTCCGAAATTAAAAAAGTAACACCCAGATCTTTACAAGCAGACTCGATTCGCGACGCAGTATTCACTGTATCACCAATGACTGTGTATTCCATTCGCTCTTCTGATCCAATACTTCCACAAAAAACTTCGCCGGTATGAATCCCCACTCCGATTTTGATTTCTGATTCCCCCATTTTTTTTCGGTCTTCATTCCATTGCGCAAGTTCACTTAACATAGACTTGGCGGCAAGAACAGCATTCTTCGAATCTTCTCCTTGTGTATCTGATGGAGATGGAGTACCAAAGGTAGCCATCACTGCATCCCCAATGAATTTATCCAAACTCCCTCCATACTGAAAGATGGCTCGTACCATACGGCGACGAAATTCTGTTAAAAAAATAGATAGGGTTTCTGGATCCATTGGTTCTGAAAACTGAGTGAACCCTCGGATATCGCTAAAAAGTACGGTAACCTTTTGACGTTTGCCTTTTGCGATCACTTCAGGTTCCGAAACAATTTCAGAAACTAGGTCAGGAGAAAAGTA
This genomic stretch from Leptospira meyeri harbors:
- a CDS encoding phytoene desaturase family protein; this translates as MDTFWDVVVIGSGFGGLSAALSLSEKGKRVLVLEKGTTPGGCASSFRKNGYIFESGATTLVGLEPGLPFHKLSSEFQIQFPLFPLNRSMVVHLGEKTVERYQDRKEWVREAKRVFGGGLRMEVFWNLCDFISESVWSLSEKYRFFPFKNLSDILKSIGSFRPSDILVLFFSFVSLRFVLKCLGLTENKAWIRFLDEQLLITSQTTSTKVPMVFASVGLTYPQLQNYVVKGGMVSLSETILQKIGTNGGKILYKQEVIHLKKITTPEGNQEKIWELRTKHSENFLFHAPLVVSNLPIWNLIEITDDLPKLKKKTTKFEKGIWGAFSMGIAIQTNPAEEWTRTECLHHQIHLKTTLPYGGGNSIFLSLSHPEDPIRSPNGVRILSISTHIENPESWIRDVSYLEKKKRMESIVIQTLEEKFPWFQKEKILFQHSATPVTWKTWTGRKFGRVGGIPNSFFSNPFKILSNRSEDPNLLLTGDTVYPGQGIPAVVLGGLYAVEQFLERKRG
- a CDS encoding malate dehydrogenase, which produces MSKKVKVAVTGAAGQIGYALLFRIASGQMFGPDTAVELQLLELEQALPAAKGVIMELDDCAFPLLEKVSVSSNIDEAFRDINWALLVGSVPRKAGMERGDLLKINGGIFTTQGKAIEKNAASDVRVLVVGNPCNTNALIAMNNAKGVPSDRWFAMTGLDENRAKTQLAQKAGVLVKDVSNVAIWGNHSATQYPDFYNAKIKGKPATDLISDQEWLKGDFISTVQKRGAAIIAARGASSAASAANAVVDTVHNIVTPTKPGDWFSAACHSNGEYGVDKGLIFGYPLKSDGKKVEIVTGLEINAFGKEKFDITHNELKEERNEVKDMLG
- a CDS encoding c-di-GMP phosphodiesterase, which gives rise to MSTNDTNIVPREKLAKFELTEESLNSFRKNNNIPLDLYNKDGQILIHKKRNPTEADFGKLLKFEMQGVYFLISELKKTKQQNGAQFLEPGRTTKLFDQEKTARFAKQSQALIEDLRKTSFSSEQAVFVQNSVNELLTDFTSNPDYELGIFNILEILGVAGVSVESELMTKRTVVAMGMKVRTKKIVNEGKEESNKKDHLSLMMASYLADVGYSRLDIKNNPKLTKEEYTVVQQHPIISYLMTLPAPEIDSHVRTLILNHHRPYRGNGVNNNFPDPRSLFTKLMSVRDKYNKEVGKERIIQDIELQLHLQENNVTSASFEEDIAILSLASEYASLTSNQPWRPAFKSSTALKMILNDSFFSYSNKNIRHLLDYVGSSLTNNENIVNFGDFVITASVDSERRAHFDICIVLDVGRYQTRPKLQRICSINPVFQKGNKFKIADFDLHSIKIDRRKAIMDLALQAGTSRVIYIIDPELNPALHEAVYKINMAS
- a CDS encoding alpha/beta fold hydrolase; this encodes MEWKYLTIEREGFALQVAKNNTDGPPLFWIGSALYYPRVIPSEMANQYQITVVDQRGFAKRTKTLKETKDDYSLEKLLEDFRLIQTELKIPACPIIGHSGHGYMALAYASQYPENVTSLMMVSTGPSHGSPMSEAEVYFEREASDIRKAAHLQNQMQFQKNIERTPEDFFIHYCVSLEAKGFHHIPFPSRKFWEGIHTNKLAFDYLFGEVFRDIDVSDYFKKLSVPTWICMGKEDFQVAPYYTWDPILKEFPQIKMTVMEKSSHLPFLERPREFLSKFQNALLDS
- a CDS encoding acyl-CoA dehydrogenase family protein, which gives rise to MNTLSTKKSSLDLFNPTEDHLALRESVASFAEREMDEQAKENDENESFNTMLFKRLGSELGIFGITVPEADGGHGLDPLASVIIHEEMSRFDPGFTLSYLAHEVLFVNNFFYSSNPSQRSRYLSKVITGEWIGGMGMTEPGAGTDVLGMTTNAVKKGDRYIINGVKQYITNGSIGQVFLLYTKLEKTSKKMTSFVIESSYKGFSVGKKEEKMGMRSSPTTQLVFEDMEVPEENLLGLENGAVTHMMRNLEIERVTLAAQSLGIARRCIDIMCDYTIRHREAFGKKLLEFGQIQRMVAESYADYQAARALVYHVASELGPDVRNSLGAASAKLVATQMAERVSRNAIQVLGGYGYCREYPVERLHRDAILLSIGGGTNEAMQKNIASDLKKLWSE
- the thrB gene encoding homoserine kinase, whose protein sequence is MIRLPKILIQVPGTSANLGPGFDLMGLALDLHNQFEFNFSKEITESKTELKNGKPLPFSEKEDLVHQSYLSYFKKFLPSVTPPPYHCKMSLSLPLKGGLGSSASAIVAGLSLAREVHKRLEPTSVPTEPEFTQYLAEFEGHPDNTLPAYLGGFVFAYSTFGERLRYFRKKFPSSVAIFVLTPEFHVSTEESRKTLPKSYATADVIFNLSRIGAWMHFLDKRKFGDLLVGLEDKMHTPYRIPKSSPLFPLAETFAKAGIGYCLSGSGPSLLVFLERKSVKTKQAELEKTVSLVMGEAKIPYSFKRVKPDGFGVRIQFK
- a CDS encoding DsbA family protein, coding for MENIFKKWMENPISKIVLATNFVFALLFIVSVPSFVREYITQDAVSIGGKKYDLSDVKETSPIAYSKFQSEYKSLIKNTLGEFAQDKLFELVAKDKNIKPSEVLNQGFTPTEPSEEDILNVYMSNKDQLGGKSLAETKDKIVGFLKSQQEQEHSRAVYRDIVTKYPVEFLIKEPAAVRVTVEEKNNPSIGPKDAKITVIEFSDFECPFCKRSQDVNQKLREKYKGQIRWVFRDFPLPFHQDAMYAHMAANCSVSEGKYWDVFNLFFENSGNLGKANVDTLIAKAGVSKDKYQSCMRNASSLKAEIDADIQDGQKVGVSGTPAFFINGIFVSGALPFENFDEIIQKELKQ